The Kwoniella shandongensis chromosome 8, complete sequence genome contains the following window.
AACATTGAACAGCTTAATATTCACTCAATACACGCATAACCCCTACTTTCTGCTCCTATACTCTCACGCCAGGCCGGCTCGTCTGCCCATCATGGCGCCCAATCTCCACAACTTGCTCTCCTCCCTACGATCACCGATCTTCCAGACCCTCTCGAACCCCACCTCATCGCGAATGGGAACCAAATACCTCCGTAAACGACTTCGCGGACCATCAATAGCGACCTACTAcccacaactcaccaacCCTTTCCCCAAACTCTCCTTGTTGAACAAGAACCTACCCAGTAATCCATTCGCGGGATGGGATGGCGAGAAGCTGCCTACCGAAATCAGAAATAGACGAGGAAAGGTCATCATGGAGAATATCACATGGAAGGGTGAAGGAAACATGTTGAGAAAGAACGAGCTGGTAGATGAAGGAttgaaggaggtggagaggaagagaggattaGGATGGTTagaagatggtgttgagcAGAGAAGGTTGATAAGGgtcggaaggagaaggaggttcgG
Protein-coding sequences here:
- a CDS encoding mitochondrial 37S ribosomal mS33 domain-containing protein, yielding MAPNLHNLLSSLRSPIFQTLSNPTSSRMGTKYLRKRLRGPSIATYYPQLTNPFPKLSLLNKNLPSNPFAGWDGEKLPTEIRNRRGKVIMENITWKGEGNMLRKNELVDEGLKEVERKRGLGWLEDGVEQRRLIRVGRRRRFGKGPPRKGQGRRSQMKKK